CCTGAGTTTTTATTGACAATCCGTGCCAAGGTGAAAAAATAATCTGAAAGTCGATTGATAAACTTAAGGAGTTCGCCTTCTTCTTGGTTTAGTAAAACGAGGTGACGCTCTGTTCGTCTTGCGATTGTTCTGCAAATATGCAAAATAGAAGCTCCTTGTTGACCATTCGGTAATATAAATTGGTTGAGTTCGGGGAGTAACTCACTATATTTATCAATTTTTTTCTCTAGTGATCTAGTGAATTTGCTTGTTATTTTTTCTGGTTTAATCCCTTGAAGATCACTTGAAAAATCAAAAAGTTGATGTTGTATCTCTAACAATTCTAAAGTGAGTTCTTTTTCTTTAGTGAGAAAACTGATTGCTAAACCGATGTAACTATTAAGCTCATCCAAGTTTCCTAGAACTTCAAATAGTTGATTTGACTTAGCAAGAAGTTTCCCGTCAAATGTTCTTGTCTTCCCTGTATCACCAAATCTTGTATATATTCTCATTTTAAGTCACTTTCTGCTTCTTGAAGTAAGGCAAATTCTTCTTCGGGTGCTCCTGCGACGAGATGTTTTGAGCTATAAAGAAGATAATAGAGAATAAAAGCAAATAAAACTGCAGTTGCAATGCTAGCTGCTTGGGTGTCAACGGTAAATGTTGCAACGATTGCAATAAGGGATAGGAGGAATGAAAGTCCTGTAGTGATAATGCCACCCGGAGTTTGGTAGACACGTGGCATATTTGGTTCTTTAAACCGCAGTATAATATGAGAAAGGTTTAGCAAAGCATAAGAAACAGTTGCACCAAATACAGCAATATCTATCAATTTATCACCTGCAAAAGTTGTACCTGCTGTAACTTGTAAATAACTTGCTAACAAAAAGCCGATACTTCCAGGGACAACTAATGCCCATACAGGTGTTTTTTGTTTGCTTGTTACAGAAAGAAATTTCGGTAAATAACCTGCTCTAGAAAGGGCAAAAAGTTGCCGTGAATAGGCATAGATGATGGAAAAGAAGGAAGCGATAAGTCCCGCCAGCCCAGCGTAATTGACAAAAGTTGCGATGTTCTTATCACCAATGGCTTTAAGCGCATCAACCAAAGGTGCTCCGGAGTTACCGATAACTTTACTACCTGCACCACCAGCTGCTAGCAAAAGAACGGAAAAACCGGAAATTACTAGAACAATCATAGCAACGATAATACCGCGCGGCATGTCTTTTTTGGGATTATTTGCTTCCTCGGCAGCGAGGGGAACGCCTTCAACGGCGAGGAAAAACCAAATTCCAAAAACTAAAGCAGACATAGCCCCTGGAATTCCGTGAGGTAAAAAGCTAGAAGCCCCAAATGTAGAAGTGATTGGTTGGATATTAAAGAGATTATTAACATTAAAGTGTGGAAGCATTGCAAAGATAAAAATAAGAAGTGCCAAGACAGCTATGGCGGTGATTCCAAACATTAGTTTTAAGGCTTCTCCAACTCCGTGAATATGTATTCCGACAAAAATCAGATAGAAAACTAAAAAAATCGGCCAGCCATTTTTTATACCGAATAAACCAAGACTTTCGACATAACCACCAATGAAGACGGCAATTGCAGCAGGAGCGATTGCGTATTCAATTAAAATAGCAATACCAGTAATGTAACCTCCAATTCGTCCTAAAGCACGTCTCGCAAAGCCGTATCCTGCCCCAGCTGATGGCATTGCTGAACTCATTTCAGCGAGTCCAAAAACCATTGTTAGATACATCAGTCCCATGAGGATAAAAGCAATAAGTAGACCGCCCCAGCCTCCTTTTAATAGTCCTAAATTCCATCCAGAGAAGTCTCCAGAAATGACATAGGAAACTCCTAAACCAGCTAGTAAAATCCATCCAGCAGATCCTTTGGCTAAGCTTCTGTTTTTAAAATATTCTTCTTGTGTTTTATCCATTATTTAATACCTCGTTTAATTCTAATCCAGACTTTTTATATTTCAACATATTGGCGAGGAGTTCAGCGATATAGGCTCCTGCTTCGACGACGGCTGTTCCGCCTTTGTGGATATTAGAAACAACATTACGTCTTGCTTCTGGCATTCCAGGAGTAGGGCGATATGCGATATAGGCGGACATTGACTCTGCTGAAACAAGCCCTGGACGTTCTCCAATGAAATAACAAATGACATCGCTCTGCGTGATTTCTGCAATCTCATCCATGACGGCGACACGAGCGTGCTTGACAAAAATTATACTCTCTTCATCAAATGATAGATTGAAGGTTTTTAAGCCATTTTGTAAGCTAGGAATCATATCACGGATATTTGCTTCAATGGCAGCTGAAGACAAACCGTCCCCGACCATGATTTGAATTTTCTGTTTTTTAGGTACTTCTAAATCAATAAGCCTATGACTTTCAGATGAAAGTTGTCTGCCTAAATCTGGACGTGTAATATAGTCTTCTTTATCTTTGCATCTTGTTTCAACTTCTATAAAATTAAATTCTGATAAAAACTCTTTGGAAACATAGGACCAAACGGAGTCTTGGGCTGAGGCGTGATCGGCCCGAAAACGAAGCATTGTCTGTGTTAAATAAGAAGTTCCAGCTCGGCCAACGCCTAAGCGGGCGGGAGTCGTCAGCTTCATGTGACGATAGTTACGCTCGCTATTAGGGGATTTAACGAGAAGTTGAGATTTTAGATCAATTTTTGTTAAATCATCGATATAATTTTTTTTCATTCTAATTCCTTTCTTTCAATAGAAAATAGAGGCATCGCCAGCTTTGGCAGTCAATTTTTTATTCTCCATTATGCCCATTTTTTCGAGCCAATGTTCAAATTCTGCTGTGGGTCCTTTACCAGAAATTTCTCGAATGCTGGCAACGTCATGATAACTGGTTGATTGATAATTGAGCATGACGTCATCTGCGTGAGGTATTCCCATGACAAAGTTAACGTTTGCTGAATTGAGTAGCATCAAAAGGTTGTCAGCATCATTTTGGTCTGCTTTCATATGGTTGGTATAGCAGACATCAACACCCATAGATAAGCCGTGCAACTTACCCATGAAATGATCTTCTAAGCCTGCACGAATAACCTGCTTTCCATCATAGAGATACTCTGGGCCGATGAATCCAACAACGGTATTTACCATAAAAGGGTCAAAATGTCTTGCAAAGCCATAGCAACGGGCTTCCATTGTTAGTTGATCTGCTCCATAATGAGCGTTCGATGAAAGTTCGGAACCTTGTCCTGTTTCGAAGTAGAGTTTGTTTTTTCCGCTATTGATAGCTTTTTCTTCGGCAAGAACTTGTGCTTGTTCTAAATCTGATTGTTCAAAACCGAAAGCGGTGTTTCCTTTTTGACTTCCTGCGATAGATTGAAATATTAAGCCTGTTGGAGCTCCTTTTTCTATAGCTTTCATCTGGGTCTTCACGTGAGCGAGGACACAGGTCTGCGTAGGAATTTCGTACTTACTACGAATCTCTTCGAATTTATTTAAAATTTTGCTAACATTTTCAACGGAATCATCAACAGGGTTGAGACCAATCACTGCATCTCCCGAACCGTAACTCAGTCCTTCGAAAATACTTGCTAGAACACCATCAATATCATCTGTAGGGTGATTGGGTTGGAGGCGAGTGGAAAATGTTCCTCTTTTTCCGATGGTTGTATTAGCAGTTTTTGTGATTTCGATTTTGCTTGCAACTTTAACTAAATCCATATTACTCATAAGTTTAGTGACGGCAGCAATCATTTCGCTAGTTAAACTGTTGGAAATGGCTTTGATTTCGAAATCGCCAGTTGTGCTTGCGAGTAGATACTCTCTGAGGTTTTCGATTGTCCAATTTTTTATTTTTTCATAATTTGTCAAGTTAAGGTCGTCAATGATAATGCGGGTAACTTCATCTTTGTCATAATCAACGATAGGGTTTTCAAAGCAATCTTTTAAGCTAAGTTGGCTAAGAACAATTTTCGCGGCTATGCGTTCTTCGTAACTTGTCGCCGCTATACCTGCAAGTTTATCACCTGATTTCTCTTCATTTGCCTTTGCTAAAACTTCTTTAAGTGAATTGAAACTATATGTTTTGGAAAATAATTTTGTTTTTAAAATCATAGGTACTCCTATTCAAAAATAAGTGTTTTAATAGAAACGGGGAGGACACTGCCGTTTACTATAGGTTTTGCAATATCTAGGTAATCTCCGTCTTTGGCTGAAATTTCATCAAGGCAAATGTAGGGATATCCTCTAGCTAAAGCATTTTGCAAGAGTTGGCCTAGTGCTTTGGCGTTGTCCTCTTTTGTGAGAATAATCAACTTCCTTTTTTTCTTAATCAATTCTGTTAAGTTATTCAGTAAATCATTTTTGAGTTGAATAAGTTCTTTAAAAGTAGGATTTTTAATACCGCTCATACTAATAGCAATGGTATCAAACTCATTTAAATCAAACCAAGGAAGTTTTTCGCTGAGGTCTTTGGAAATTGTTTTTGGAGAAGTGTATAGAACAGGGATGTTTCTTACTGGTAAAGTTGATGAATTATAGCTGATGGTTGAGCCGCTGAGTTGCATAATACTTGTTCCGGCGCCGATTACTGTAGCGCGGATATCTTCTTTTGCTGAAAATTGTTTGAGCGTCATAAGCTTACTCTTTGAAATTTCTTCTGCCAGGATAATTCCCATATCTCCGTATAAATAAGGATTCTCTTGGGGTTCTTTTAATATCTTTGCTATACCGCCAGAAAATGAAATAGCTTCTGGTTGAGGATTTTTTAAACTTTTATTTGTGATGAGAAAATCAAAATAAGGCGAAGGCGTCCCTAGGTTTACGGCATTTTCTAAAACTTGAACAAAAATTTTAGCTAATTGATGAAGAGAGTTGCTGTCGAGTTTTCTGTTGAGAGAAAGATTAAGTTTTTCTTTTTGAATTATTTTTAATGCTTTGGGAGAAATATAATTAATAATTTGCTGACTATCAAATTTTAAGTGACGTCCACCAATGTCAAAACAGGCGGTGTCGGTTACTAGCCCATCCAAGAAACAGGCGAGATTAGTGGTGCCTCCGCCAATATCAAAATTTATGGTGTTTTGATGAGTGAGTTTTGAAAACTTTTCTGCTCCGCTTCCTCGTCCAGCTACAATGCTCTCTAAATCAGGACCTGCAGTAGAAACAACAAATTCGCCTGAAGAAGCAGCAATTAATTTTGCAACCATTTCTGCATTTTCTTTTCTAGCTGATTCGCCAGTAATAATGGCCGCTCCTGATGTTATGTTAGATTTGTTTACATGAGCTATTTTGAGATTATTATCAATGAATTTTTGCAACATAATGATATCTAATAAGTTGTCTTTGGAGTGAGGGGTGAATATAATGGGGCTACGATAAATAACCTCTCGGCTAGTAATGACAATTTGTGGTATTGAAAAGGAGCTTTTTTCATTTTTTATTCTTAATTTGGAGATAATCATCTGACTGGTTGAAGTACCAATGTCTATTCCGATACTTAAAATTTCGTCATCCATAGCATAATTCTTCCTTTCGATTATGGATTTGATAAGTTCATGTTATAATATCTGACATTATACGCCGTTGAAATTAAGTTGTCAAGTATATTCAGAAAATTAGCGTGAATTATAATTTAAATTTAATTAAAAAACAAGAAGAGAGAATCTAGGAGAAGAGTGAAAAGACAGGAGATGCGCGAACTAAAAAAGGATAAAATAATAAGTTAAAACTTTATTGTAGTATTGACAAATGGCTAGATTTTGATATAATGGAAAAGTTGAATATAGCAATCAGCTAGAAAACGCGTCACTATTTTGGGGTTCCATATAAGTAACCGAAGCTATCAGGCGAATCCAAAATACACGCATTCGAGGCTGACAATATTCTTCAAATAAAATATTTGGAGGACATAAAATATGTCACGTTATACTGGTCCATCATGGAAACAATCACGCCGTTACGGTATCTCACTTACTGGTTCTGGTAAAGAAATCGCTCGTCGTAACTACGTACCTGGACAACATGGTCCAAACAACCGTTCAAAACTTTCTGAATACGGTTTGCAATTGGCTGAAAAACAAAAACTTCGTTTTTCTTACGGTGTTTCTGAACGTCAATTCCGTAACTTGTATGTTGCTGCTACAAAAGTTCAAGAAGGAACTGTTGGTTTCAACTTCATGACTCTCTTGGAACAACGTCTTGATAACGTTGTTTACCGTCTTGGTCTTGCGACAACTCGTCGTCAAGCGCGTCAATTCGTAAACCACGGTCACATCCTCGTTGACGGAAAACGCGTTGATATCCCATCATTCCGCGTACAACCTGGTCAAGTGATCTCAGTTCGCGAAAAATCTATGAAAGTTCCTGCAATCCTTGAAGCTGTTGAAGCTACTAAAGGTCGCGCTAACTTCGTATCATTTGATGCTGATAAACTTGAAGGAACTCTTGTTCGTCTTCCAGAACGTGATGAAATCAACCCAGAAATCAACGAAGCATTGATCGTCGAATTCTACAACAAAATGATGTAATCTGTTTTAAGATTAAATAAAACCCAATTTCCTTGGTACGAAGGGAGTTGGGTTTTTATTTTCTTTGATGTTATCAATAGATGAAAATATCTGAATTATAATAAAGTTTTTTGTTTTTTTGATATAATATGAATAGAATAAAGGAGAAGATATGAAAAAATTTAAAGGAAAAGCTGTCTTTGTTGGAGTTGGAGTAATTGTTTTATTAGGAATTGCTGGTGCTTCGGCTGCAATTTTAAGTCATGTTTCAAGGGAATCGGGTAAGCAAGTGACAACAAGTAAAACTCAAAACTCTTCGCAAACTATAAAAGGTAGTTTGCAAACTAAGAAATTATCATCATCAGATTCGTCACCGAAAAAGCAAACAACCGATTCGGTTCAACAAGACACTGTAATTGATACTAAAACTCTATCCGATTTACAATTTAAACAATGGGTGGCAATTTACGCAGGAGAAAATTCACTTGACAACCGCCCAGAAAGAATTGTTGTTTTTAATAGAGAAAGTGATGGTAAGAGGGTAGCAAATACAAAAATCACAGAGGCTCAGGTTGATTCGCGGAACACTTTTGAGGTAAATGAAAATGGCGAGTTGGAGAGTTTAGATTTTGAACATTATCCAGCAATGAAGGTATCTTCAACAAACTTTCCTAGTATTGATCAAAAAAAATTAAATGAAAAAGAAATAAAATACTGGGTAGTAGCTGTTCAGGATGCTATTTTTAGCAGTGAAGGCACTGACCCTAAACTTGACCTATCGTATGGTGTGGATGTCCGTTTAGAAAATAGCTTAGTTTATGCGGATGTATTCAAAATTTATTACACTCCTAATCCAGATGGAGGAGCTGCGATTGCGAATAGAACAAAGGTTAATGAATTTAGGGTTAATACTGATGGTAATTTGGAAATGATTGATAAAAATGATCATTCAAAATATATTATTATTTCACAATTATTTATGGATGCGTCCTTAGTCAAATAAAATAAGGAAATGAGTTGCCTCAGATGTAACTCTATAAAGTATAGCTTGAACGATGCAAGTTAATAGAATTTTAAATGTATCTAAGTATTGGTATAGAGCCAAAAAATGCTGTGACCACTGATTATAATTTTTAAACTCGCCCCTATCTGGGAGCGAGTTTTTTGTGAATTTTTTGGTAAAATAGAGATAAGCATTGTGCTTAAAATTGACGATAAAAACTAGTTAAGGATTATTTCTAAGTGGAAAATGTTAAAAAAATTGCTGAATTATTGAACATCAAAAATTCACAAGTTAAAAAAGTATTAGAATTGACAGCAGAGGGGAACACCGTTCCATTTATTGCACGCTATCGTAAGGAAGCAACAGGATCGCTTGACGAAGTTGAAATCAAAAAAATTATTGATGAAGATAATTTACTGACGAAATTATCAGAACGTAAAACGGCTGTTTTGTCAAAAATCGAAGAGCTTGGTAAGTTGACTGACGGTCTGAAAGCTCAGATTTTAGGTGCTGAAAAACTGACAGAAGTTGAAGATTTGTATTTGCCCTACAAAGAAAAACGTCGGACAAAAGCAACGATTGCCAAAGAGAATGGGTTATTTCCCCTGGCACAATCAATCGTAAAAAATGAAGCTAATCTCGATATTGCTGAAAAATTTGTGAATGAGAATTTTACAACAGCTCAAAAGGCTTTGGACGGCGCGGTGGATATCTTGTCGGAAGCAATTTCTGAAGATGCTCGTTTGCGTGCCTGGTTGACTGGTGAAATCAAAAATAATAGTCTGTTGACAAGCAGTTTGAAAAAAGGTGCGGTCGATGAAAAGCAGATTTTCCAGATGTATTATGAGTTTTCTGAAAAAGTTTCAGAATTACCAAATTACCGTGTATTGGCTTTAAATCGTGGTGAAAAATTAGGGATTTTAGCGGTTAAATTTGAAAACAATGAAGACAAAATCTTGCGTTATTTTGCTGCGCGTTTTGCCGCTCAGAATAATCCTTATATGCAGCTTGCGATTAAGGATGCCGTCAAGAAAAAACTCATTCCAGCAATGGAGCGGGCCATTCGCGCGGAATTAACAGAGAGAGCGGAAAGTGCTGCGATTGAAGTTTTTGGTGAAAATCTAAAAAATCTTCTACTTGTTGCTCCGCTTAAAGGACGTGTAGTCATGGGCTTTGACCCAGCCTATCGGACTGGTGCTAAGCTTGCTATTGTTGATGAAACAGGTAAATTATTGATGACAACGGTCATCTATCCTGTGAAACCGGCCAATGCTGGTCAAATTGCGCAAGCGAAAAAAGATTTAGCAAAGTTCATTCGGGAATATGGTGTGAATATGATTGCGATTGGGAATGGAACGGCCAGTCGCGAATCTGAAAGTTTTGTTGCAGAAGTGCTCAAGGAAAATAATTTTTCTGATGTTTATTATGTGATTGTCAGTGAATCTGGAGCCTCTGTTTATTCAGCGAGTGAGCTGGCGCGTGAAGAATTTCCAGAATTGACCGTTGAAAAACGTTCAGCAATTTCGATTGCGCGTCGCTTGCAAGATCCACTGGCTGAACTGGTGAAAATCGAACCAAAAGCCATTGGTGTTGGTCAATATCAACATGACGTTTCTGAGAAAAAATTAACAGAAAACCTCGATTTTGTAGTCGAAACTGTGGTTAACCAAGTTGGTGTAAATGTCAATACGGCGAGTCCAAGTCTGCTTTCACACGTTGCTGGACTTAATAAGACTTTGGCGCAAAATGTGGTCAAATATCGTGAAGAAAATGGCGCTCTTAAGACAAGAGCAGAGCTTAAAAAAGTACCGCGTTTGGGGGCGAAAGCTTTTGAACAGGCAGCTGGATTCTTACGGATTCCAGAAGGGAAAAATTTTCTTGACAATACGGGCGTTCACCCAGAGTCTTATAAAGTGACTGAGCAACTTTTGGTTGAAGTGGGCGCAGGGACTGATGTCAGTACAGAGAAATTACTGACGAAACTTTCGTCAGTAAATATTCTCGAGATGGCTGAAAAACTTGGTGTTGGTCAGGAAACTTTGAGTGATATTATCAGTGATTTGCAAAAGCCGGGCCGTGATTTGCGTGATAACTTTGATGCGCCAATCTTGCGCCAAGATGTCTTATCAGCAGGAGATTTACAGATCGGTCAACAGCTTGAAGGAGTTGTGCGTAATGTGGTTGATTTTGGTGCTTTCATTGATATCGGCATTAAAAATGACGGATTGGCACACGTTTCCGATTTAAGTAAAAACTTTGTGAAAAATCCAAGCGATGTTGTGGCGGTTGGACAAATTGTAACAGTCTGGGTTAAATCTTTAGACTTACAGCGTGGTAAAATCAATCTGACTTTGGTTAATCCACGTGAGAAAAATTAGACTAAATTAAAATAAAAAGGAGAGAAAAATGTTGAGCAATCGAGAGTTAACAATGAAAGTTCGCCAGATTTCTCTGTCTTATTTCAAGCTTCCCTTTGAACATGAAGCTTTGTGGAACCAACGTTTGCGTACAACTGGTGGTCGTTTTTTCCCGCGTGATTTGCATTTAGATTTTAATCCTAGGATGGCTGACTTGACCGATTTTGATCGGGTGATTCTTCATGAATTAACCCACTATCACCTTTATCGTGCCAAAAGAGGTTACAAGCATCAAGACTCTGAT
The DNA window shown above is from Lactococcus sp. S-13 and carries:
- the rpsD gene encoding 30S ribosomal protein S4, which encodes MSRYTGPSWKQSRRYGISLTGSGKEIARRNYVPGQHGPNNRSKLSEYGLQLAEKQKLRFSYGVSERQFRNLYVAATKVQEGTVGFNFMTLLEQRLDNVVYRLGLATTRRQARQFVNHGHILVDGKRVDIPSFRVQPGQVISVREKSMKVPAILEAVEATKGRANFVSFDADKLEGTLVRLPERDEINPEINEALIVEFYNKMM
- a CDS encoding cob(I)yrinic acid a,c-diamide adenosyltransferase, translated to MRIYTRFGDTGKTRTFDGKLLAKSNQLFEVLGNLDELNSYIGLAISFLTKEKELTLELLEIQHQLFDFSSDLQGIKPEKITSKFTRSLEKKIDKYSELLPELNQFILPNGQQGASILHICRTIARRTERHLVLLNQEEGELLKFINRLSDYFFTLARIVNKNSGVGDIYY
- a CDS encoding ethanolamine ammonia-lyase reactivating factor EutA, which gives rise to MDDEILSIGIDIGTSTSQMIISKLRIKNEKSSFSIPQIVITSREVIYRSPIIFTPHSKDNLLDIIMLQKFIDNNLKIAHVNKSNITSGAAIITGESARKENAEMVAKLIAASSGEFVVSTAGPDLESIVAGRGSGAEKFSKLTHQNTINFDIGGGTTNLACFLDGLVTDTACFDIGGRHLKFDSQQIINYISPKALKIIQKEKLNLSLNRKLDSNSLHQLAKIFVQVLENAVNLGTPSPYFDFLITNKSLKNPQPEAISFSGGIAKILKEPQENPYLYGDMGIILAEEISKSKLMTLKQFSAKEDIRATVIGAGTSIMQLSGSTISYNSSTLPVRNIPVLYTSPKTISKDLSEKLPWFDLNEFDTIAISMSGIKNPTFKELIQLKNDLLNNLTELIKKKRKLIILTKEDNAKALGQLLQNALARGYPYICLDEISAKDGDYLDIAKPIVNGSVLPVSIKTLIFE
- a CDS encoding Tex family protein, producing the protein MENVKKIAELLNIKNSQVKKVLELTAEGNTVPFIARYRKEATGSLDEVEIKKIIDEDNLLTKLSERKTAVLSKIEELGKLTDGLKAQILGAEKLTEVEDLYLPYKEKRRTKATIAKENGLFPLAQSIVKNEANLDIAEKFVNENFTTAQKALDGAVDILSEAISEDARLRAWLTGEIKNNSLLTSSLKKGAVDEKQIFQMYYEFSEKVSELPNYRVLALNRGEKLGILAVKFENNEDKILRYFAARFAAQNNPYMQLAIKDAVKKKLIPAMERAIRAELTERAESAAIEVFGENLKNLLLVAPLKGRVVMGFDPAYRTGAKLAIVDETGKLLMTTVIYPVKPANAGQIAQAKKDLAKFIREYGVNMIAIGNGTASRESESFVAEVLKENNFSDVYYVIVSESGASVYSASELAREEFPELTVEKRSAISIARRLQDPLAELVKIEPKAIGVGQYQHDVSEKKLTENLDFVVETVVNQVGVNVNTASPSLLSHVAGLNKTLAQNVVKYREENGALKTRAELKKVPRLGAKAFEQAAGFLRIPEGKNFLDNTGVHPESYKVTEQLLVEVGAGTDVSTEKLLTKLSSVNILEMAEKLGVGQETLSDIISDLQKPGRDLRDNFDAPILRQDVLSAGDLQIGQQLEGVVRNVVDFGAFIDIGIKNDGLAHVSDLSKNFVKNPSDVVAVGQIVTVWVKSLDLQRGKINLTLVNPREKN
- a CDS encoding SprT family protein; its protein translation is MLSNRELTMKVRQISLSYFKLPFEHEALWNQRLRTTGGRFFPRDLHLDFNPRMADLTDFDRVILHELTHYHLYRAKRGYKHQDSDFKELLAQVGGLRYAPQVAEKLMKYSYCCLSCGQLYQRQRKIDTKKYRCGKCRGKLQLKKAIL
- the eat gene encoding ethanolamine permease, which gives rise to MDKTQEEYFKNRSLAKGSAGWILLAGLGVSYVISGDFSGWNLGLLKGGWGGLLIAFILMGLMYLTMVFGLAEMSSAMPSAGAGYGFARRALGRIGGYITGIAILIEYAIAPAAIAVFIGGYVESLGLFGIKNGWPIFLVFYLIFVGIHIHGVGEALKLMFGITAIAVLALLIFIFAMLPHFNVNNLFNIQPITSTFGASSFLPHGIPGAMSALVFGIWFFLAVEGVPLAAEEANNPKKDMPRGIIVAMIVLVISGFSVLLLAAGGAGSKVIGNSGAPLVDALKAIGDKNIATFVNYAGLAGLIASFFSIIYAYSRQLFALSRAGYLPKFLSVTSKQKTPVWALVVPGSIGFLLASYLQVTAGTTFAGDKLIDIAVFGATVSYALLNLSHIILRFKEPNMPRVYQTPGGIITTGLSFLLSLIAIVATFTVDTQAASIATAVLFAFILYYLLYSSKHLVAGAPEEEFALLQEAESDLK
- a CDS encoding ethanolamine ammonia-lyase subunit EutB, with translation MILKTKLFSKTYSFNSLKEVLAKANEEKSGDKLAGIAATSYEERIAAKIVLSQLSLKDCFENPIVDYDKDEVTRIIIDDLNLTNYEKIKNWTIENLREYLLASTTGDFEIKAISNSLTSEMIAAVTKLMSNMDLVKVASKIEITKTANTTIGKRGTFSTRLQPNHPTDDIDGVLASIFEGLSYGSGDAVIGLNPVDDSVENVSKILNKFEEIRSKYEIPTQTCVLAHVKTQMKAIEKGAPTGLIFQSIAGSQKGNTAFGFEQSDLEQAQVLAEEKAINSGKNKLYFETGQGSELSSNAHYGADQLTMEARCYGFARHFDPFMVNTVVGFIGPEYLYDGKQVIRAGLEDHFMGKLHGLSMGVDVCYTNHMKADQNDADNLLMLLNSANVNFVMGIPHADDVMLNYQSTSYHDVASIREISGKGPTAEFEHWLEKMGIMENKKLTAKAGDASIFY
- the eutC gene encoding ethanolamine ammonia-lyase subunit EutC, with product MKKNYIDDLTKIDLKSQLLVKSPNSERNYRHMKLTTPARLGVGRAGTSYLTQTMLRFRADHASAQDSVWSYVSKEFLSEFNFIEVETRCKDKEDYITRPDLGRQLSSESHRLIDLEVPKKQKIQIMVGDGLSSAAIEANIRDMIPSLQNGLKTFNLSFDEESIIFVKHARVAVMDEIAEITQSDVICYFIGERPGLVSAESMSAYIAYRPTPGMPEARRNVVSNIHKGGTAVVEAGAYIAELLANMLKYKKSGLELNEVLNNG